The following coding sequences lie in one Stigmatopora argus isolate UIUO_Sarg chromosome 5, RoL_Sarg_1.0, whole genome shotgun sequence genomic window:
- the polr3g gene encoding DNA-directed RNA polymerase III subunit RPC7 yields MAGKGRGVAAFTFNIEALGIGRGSMPEARVGPSPLFPPIDFKPVPLRVGEDMEYMLALKQEMRGVMQRMPRNLKFQTNKGDLEKYTERYLKEKQKTADEWTPDWSIFPKELMPQKKTGKKEGPKKKRVKISSKAAKEVLNKLDELEKKGDNDKSDEEKPKNKENEGGDDEEEEIEEEEYEEEEVEDNDYIDNYFDNGEDFAAGSDDNMDGEATY; encoded by the exons ATGGCAGGGAAGGGGCGTGGGGTGGCTGCGTTCACCTTCAATATTGAGGCACTGGGCATCGGCAGGGGCAGCATGCCAGAAGCCAGGGTGGGGCCCAGTCCACTCTTTCCT CCCATCGACTTCAAGCCTGTCCCGCTCAGAGTGGGCGAGGATATGGAATACATGCTGGCTCTCAAACAGGAGATGCGGGGAGTAATGCAACGGATGCCACGCAACCTCAAATTTCAGACCAATAAGGGGG ATCTGGAGAAATACACAGAGAGATACTTGAAGGAGAAACAAAAAACTGCAGATGAATGGACACCAG ACTGGAGCATCTTTCCCAAAGAATTGATGCCGCAAAAGAAAACGGGCAAGAAAGAAG GCCCAAAGAAGAAAAGAGTGAAGATAAGCAGCAAAGCTGCAAAAGAAGTACTGAACAAATTGGAT GAGCTGGAAAAGAAAGGTGACAATGACAAATCAGATGAGGAGAAGCCAAAGAACAAGGAAAATGAGGGtggtgatgatgaggaggaagagATTGAAGAGGAGGAATATGAAGAAGAGGAAGTTGAA GACAATGACTATATTGACAACTACTTTGACAACGGTGAAGACTTTGCTGCAGGCAGTGATGACAACATGGACGGCGAAGCAACGTATTAA
- the lysmd3 gene encoding lysM and putative peptidoglycan-binding domain-containing protein 3, with amino-acid sequence MSARPPNYGFQSPTMVQPANGGHACLFSATASENELSEEDGETYELRPRGKERYRRSTSREKMDDIIYLNRDIHEGDTLNSIALQYHCSVTDLKRSNSLVAEQDFFALRSVKIPVKRFSMLTETYNSGPLKQASPGESRRPNPSYSADLHPPELSTDSSSSTDSVEGYLQVKDKDIEQLVKSSEPSRSNLHEVVSSLTAQPVLPSPGKVEYKPAEKKDPYYGADWGMRWWTAVVIMLVVGIITPVFYLLYYEVLMKGEVGHHGTDVDIPSLVLAAHEHVPLENHQVGTYPSHHAAGVPQEAPQGLKVDSPPHAKT; translated from the exons ATGAGTGCACGGCCCCCGAACTATGGCTTCCAGTCGCCCACCATGGTTCAACCTGCCAACGGGGGTCACGCTTGCCTGTTCTCGGCCACTGCTTCCGAGAACGAACTGTCCGAGGAGGACGGGGAGACATACGAGCTGCGGCCGCGTGGCAAGGAGCGGTATCGGAGGAGCACCTCCAGGGAGAAGATGGACGACATCATCTACCTGAACCGAGACATTCACGAGGGGGACACGCTGAACAGCATTGCCTTGCAGTATCATTGCTCA GTGACAGATCTAAAACGCTCCAACAGCCTGGTGGCAGAGCAGGACTTCTTCGCCCTGCGTTCAGTGAAAATCCCCGTCAAGCGTTTTAGCATGCTGACTGAAACTTACAACAGCGGACCTCTCAAACAGGCCTCCCCCGGCGAATCCCGGCGCCCGAATCCCAGTTACTCCGCGGACCTCCACCCGCCGGAGTTGTCTACCGATTCTTCCTCTTCCACAGACAGCGTGGAAGGCTACCTTCAGGTGAAGGACAAGGACATCGAGCAACTGGTCAAATCCTCTGAACCGTCCAGGAGCAACCTCCACGAGGTCGTGTCCTCCTTGACGGCCCAGCCCGTGCTACCCTCGCCGGGAAAAGTGGAATACAAACCGGCGGAGAAAAAGGACCCGTATTACGGCGCCGATTGGGGCATGCGGTGGTGGACGGCGGTGGTCATAATGCTGGTGGTTGGAATTATCACGCCCGTCTTTTACCTGCTTTACTATGAAGTCCTTATGAAAGGTGAAGTTGGGCATCACGGTACAGATGTAGATATTCCCAGCCTTGTGCTCGCCGCACATGAGCACGTTCCTCTAGAAAACCATCAAGTAGGAACGTACCCCTCACACCACGCTGCAGGGGTCCCTCAGGAAGCCCCGCAAGGACTCAAAGTGGACAGTCCACCACATGCAAAGACTTGA
- the mblac2 gene encoding acyl-coenzyme A thioesterase MBLAC2, whose protein sequence is MSAADWYAHKSLGDGLYWIQERFYQSENRANIWLLRGSHQDLVIDTGLGLRSLPDYIDAMGLLGKDPQRKNPLLAIATHAHFDHSGGLHQFQQVGVHSAEVEALANGDNYETVTWLSDREIAEAPSPGWRARHYKVKAVQPTHILQEGDVINLGDRQLTVLHMPGHSRGSICLHDADNKLLFSGDVVYDGAMIDWLPYSHVSDYIGSCERLVGLVDSEQVDQVLPGHYNTFGAKRLHRIASSYISKAGTCPAKFSTWAWSTLAGVALRASHPRGVC, encoded by the exons ATGTCCGCGGCAGACTGGTACGCTCACAAGAGTCTGGGGGACGGCCTCTACTGGATCCAGGAACGCTTCTACCAGTCGGAGAACCGGGCTAACATATGGCTGCTACGCGGCTCCCATCAGGATCTGGTCATCGACACGGGACTGGGCTTGAGGAGCTTGCCGGACTACATCGACGCCATGGGGCTGCTGGGCAAGGACCCGCAGCGGAAGAACCCGCTGCTGGCCATCGCCACCCACGCCCACTTCGACCACTCGGGCGGCCTGCATCAGTTCCAACAGGTGGGCGTCCACAGCGCCGAGGTGGAGGCTCTGGCCAACGGGGACAACTACGAGACGGTCACCTGGCTCAGCGACCGGGAGATCGCCGAGGCTCCCAGTCCTGGGTGGAGGGCGAGGCACTATAAAGTCAAGGCTGTGCAGCCCACGCACATCCTGCAGGAAG GTGACGTCATCAATCTGGGCGACAGGCAGTTAACAGTGCTTCACATGCCGGGCCACTCACGGGGCAGCATCTGTCTCCATGACGCTGACAACAAGCTTCTGTTCAGCGGCGACGTGGTGTACGACGGTGCCATGATCGACTGGCTGCCGTACAGCCATGTCAGCGACTACATCGGCAGCTGCGAGCGCCTGGTAGGCCTGGTGGACAGCGAGCAG GTGGATCAAGTCCTGCCAGGACATTATAACACCTTCGGCGCCAAACGCCTCCACCGCATTGCAAGTTCATACATTAGCAAAGCCGGAACATGCCCGGCCAAGTTTTCTACTTGGGCGTGGAGCACCTTGGCCGGTGTGGCGCTCAGGGCGTCGCACCCGCGGGGTGTTTGCTGA